The genomic segment GGCGAAAGCGAAAAGAACAACAACCAGATCGTGCGGTGGGTCGTCAACAAAGAGCACCATGCCGATCAGATTCGCGATATCGTCGCACAATACTTCCTGGCGCAACGGATCACAGAACCTGCGGAAGGGGATGCCACGGCAGCAAAAGCCTATACTGAAAAACTAATAGCCCTGCACAAAATTATACGCACGGCAATGAAGTGCAAGCAAACCACAGACCCGAAAAACGCGCAAACCTTGCGCGACCACATAAACGCTTTTCAAGCGCTTTACAATGCCAAATAATTAATCTACATCACCACTTTTTCCGGGACAATCTCCATCGAGATTGTCCCATTTTTTTATTTTTCTTGCGTATATGAATCGTCTTTGATATATTCTCCGCCCCATTAGCACTCGGCAGGTGAGAGTGCTAAAACAATCATCCGTTTCTTTTCACACCACCTCGCAGAAGGAGGCTATAACAATGGCGAAGGTGAAACCCCTCGGGGATCGCGTGCTGGTCAAACCTGTTGAAGAAGACGAGCAGATCAAGGGCGGCATCATCATCCCCGACACAGCCAAAGAAAAACCCCAGCGGGGCGAAATTGTGGCTGTTGGCGATGGCAAGCCCGACGACTCGGGTAACCGGATTGCACTGTCAGTCGCAGCTGGCGACACAGTACTTTATGGCAAGTATTCGGGCACAGAAGTCCGTCTGGACGACGAAGACTATTTGATCATGCCCGAAGGCGATATTTTAGCGATCATTGATTAATACCAATCATTAGTTTTAATCAGGAGGATAATAATGGCCAAGCAACTCGAATTTGATGTTGCAGCTCGAGAAGCCCTCAAACGGGGTGTGGATCAGTTGTCCGACACCGTGAAAGTCACGCTGGGACCCAAGGGCCGCAATGTCGTACTGGACAAAAAATTTGGTTCGCCCACCGTCACCAAAGACGGTGTCACAGTAGCCAAAGAAGTCGAATTGGAAGACCCCTATGAAAATATGGGTGCTCAGATGGTCAAAGAAGTCGCTTCCAAGACCTCTGACGTAGCTGGCGATGGCACAACCACAGCAACCGTACTCGCACAGTCGATCTTCCACCAGGGCTTGCGCAATGTAACAGCCGGTGCCAACCCCATGGACCTCAAGCGCGGTATTGACAAAGCCGTGGCAGCCTCTGTCAATCTGGTACACGACATGAGCAAACCCGTGGCGGGGCGTACAGACATCGCACAGGTCGCATCTACCTCTGCCAACAACGACAAAGCCATTGGCGATTTGATAGCCGATGCAATGGAAAAAGTGGGCAAAGACGGCGTAATCACAGTCGAAGAAGCCCGCAGCATCGAAACCACGCTGGACGTGGTCGAAGGCATGCAGTTTGACCGCGGATATGTGTCGCCTTATTTTGTCACCGATGCCGACAACATGGAAGCCATTCTGGAAGAAGCTTTTATTTTGATTCACGACAAAAAAATCTCGGCAATGCGCGACCTGCTTCCCGTACTGGAAAAAATCGCACAAACGGGCAAGCCCCTGATGATCATTGCCGAAGATATCGAAGGCGAAGCCCTCGCCACACTGGTCGTGAACAAAGTGCGCGGCACATTGAAAGTCGCCGCAGTAAAAGCCCCGGGCTTTGGCGACCGCCGCACGGCAATGCTGGAAGACATCGCCATCTT from the Gemmatimonadota bacterium genome contains:
- a CDS encoding superoxide dismutase; translated protein: MKHLTASLLTLFLLPVLVGAHCEIPCGIYGDEGRFALLLENVTTIEKSMNEINKLSGESEKNNNQIVRWVVNKEHHADQIRDIVAQYFLAQRITEPAEGDATAAKAYTEKLIALHKIIRTAMKCKQTTDPKNAQTLRDHINAFQALYNAK
- the groES gene encoding co-chaperone GroES; this encodes MAKVKPLGDRVLVKPVEEDEQIKGGIIIPDTAKEKPQRGEIVAVGDGKPDDSGNRIALSVAAGDTVLYGKYSGTEVRLDDEDYLIMPEGDILAIID
- the groL gene encoding chaperonin GroEL (60 kDa chaperone family; promotes refolding of misfolded polypeptides especially under stressful conditions; forms two stacked rings of heptamers to form a barrel-shaped 14mer; ends can be capped by GroES; misfolded proteins enter the barrel where they are refolded when GroES binds); translated protein: MAKQLEFDVAAREALKRGVDQLSDTVKVTLGPKGRNVVLDKKFGSPTVTKDGVTVAKEVELEDPYENMGAQMVKEVASKTSDVAGDGTTTATVLAQSIFHQGLRNVTAGANPMDLKRGIDKAVAASVNLVHDMSKPVAGRTDIAQVASTSANNDKAIGDLIADAMEKVGKDGVITVEEARSIETTLDVVEGMQFDRGYVSPYFVTDADNMEAILEEAFILIHDKKISAMRDLLPVLEKIAQTGKPLMIIAEDIEGEALATLVVNKVRGTLKVAAVKAPGFGDRRTAMLEDIAILTGGRVLSEDAGFKLENATTADLGEAKRITIDKDNTTIVEGGGNSADIQGRVGQIRRQIDETTSDYDQEKLQERLAKLAGGVAVINVGAATETEMKEKKARVEDALHATRAAVEEGIVPGGGVALIRAAAGLDETRENVEGDEKTGVDIVCRALEEPLRQIANNAGVEGALVVQKVAAGEGNLGYNADTDDYEDMIQAGVPDPTKGTRSELENAASIASLLLTTEVLVADRPEPE